One genomic region from Halobacteria archaeon AArc-dxtr1 encodes:
- a CDS encoding malectin domain-containing carbohydrate-binding protein, with translation MSSDERRTRTGEGSNRRRFLRGVGAASLVGVLAGCLADENGDDEPADDEETDAAFFALGDFEPTEATATRGDAVGISATVANTGDEEGTQTVALEVDGERQADEEYTLEAGENESIAFELDTGDFDAGEYTYAVVTEDDEESGTLELAALLDDPDPLLSFDDDELPTGPSTLSGTVENPYAVPVEDGDVSLDVPDDWAVDGESGTEFDEIGAEESLDVSWELSIPEEADGSYELTADVSYGARDETATVSVSHEVSVFTPMSAPFGIDCGGAHTDETVEIDGLEFGPAPDVAEAIELEGENRPLEDDEIWWPDQLSISPEPNESPGATDESRPLNDEEGFSAEPDIEGTEYDSLYWTEHWGDDELTYTFGIENGVYEVTLHTAEIWFVGEEERIYSGAVNGESLFADVDLYADYGPDTAVTFTHVVEVEDNELVVALESSEENPKVSGIEIREFDGEVTDGLAGHWSFEEGSVEGDTVADSSGNGHDGEIQGGVETGLEAPVGGAAEFDGEDGTVLIDDADQIDPPAYTVSVWARSDGTGDWSVLVGKDTSLWCGTLDDTAQPRLDPHDDFELGEDFAAETAIDDGEWHHVVYCHNPDDESTIYVDGELEASNDDVTESAPSDAPLGIASKSGDDDWFTGELADVRLYDRPLSVIETDALYQQGSD, from the coding sequence ATGTCTTCAGACGAGAGACGCACACGAACGGGTGAGGGAAGCAATCGGCGGCGATTTCTTCGCGGAGTCGGCGCGGCCAGCCTCGTCGGGGTGCTGGCGGGCTGTCTGGCGGACGAGAACGGTGACGACGAGCCTGCAGATGACGAGGAAACGGACGCGGCGTTCTTCGCGCTGGGTGACTTCGAACCGACCGAGGCGACCGCGACGCGAGGTGACGCGGTCGGCATCTCCGCGACGGTCGCGAACACCGGCGACGAGGAGGGAACCCAGACCGTCGCACTCGAGGTCGACGGTGAGAGACAGGCCGACGAGGAGTACACGCTCGAAGCGGGGGAGAACGAATCCATCGCCTTCGAGCTCGACACCGGCGATTTCGACGCCGGCGAGTACACCTACGCGGTGGTGACCGAGGACGACGAAGAGTCCGGCACGCTCGAACTCGCGGCGCTGCTCGACGACCCCGATCCACTGCTCTCGTTCGACGACGACGAACTACCCACGGGGCCGAGCACTCTCTCGGGGACGGTCGAGAACCCGTACGCCGTGCCGGTCGAGGATGGCGATGTGAGCCTTGACGTTCCCGACGACTGGGCCGTCGACGGCGAATCGGGGACCGAGTTCGACGAGATCGGCGCCGAGGAGAGTCTGGACGTCAGCTGGGAGCTGTCGATTCCCGAGGAGGCAGACGGTTCCTACGAGCTGACCGCCGACGTGAGCTACGGCGCGAGAGACGAGACGGCGACCGTCTCGGTGAGTCACGAAGTCTCGGTCTTTACGCCGATGAGCGCCCCCTTCGGGATCGACTGCGGCGGCGCTCACACCGACGAGACCGTCGAGATCGACGGCCTCGAGTTCGGCCCCGCACCCGACGTCGCCGAGGCGATCGAACTCGAGGGTGAGAACCGCCCCCTCGAAGACGACGAGATCTGGTGGCCCGATCAGCTCTCGATCTCGCCCGAACCCAACGAGTCCCCGGGCGCGACCGACGAGTCCCGGCCGCTCAACGACGAGGAGGGATTCAGCGCCGAACCGGACATCGAGGGGACCGAGTACGACTCGCTGTACTGGACCGAACACTGGGGCGACGACGAGCTCACCTACACGTTCGGTATCGAGAACGGCGTTTACGAGGTTACGCTGCATACCGCAGAGATCTGGTTCGTCGGCGAGGAAGAGCGCATCTACAGCGGCGCAGTAAACGGCGAGTCGCTCTTCGCGGACGTCGATCTCTACGCCGACTACGGTCCGGACACCGCGGTGACGTTCACCCACGTCGTCGAGGTCGAGGACAACGAACTGGTCGTCGCACTCGAGTCGTCGGAGGAGAATCCGAAAGTCAGCGGTATCGAGATCCGCGAGTTCGACGGTGAGGTCACCGACGGGTTGGCCGGCCACTGGTCGTTCGAGGAGGGCAGCGTCGAGGGCGACACCGTCGCGGACAGCAGCGGGAACGGCCACGACGGCGAGATTCAGGGCGGCGTCGAGACGGGCCTCGAGGCGCCTGTTGGCGGCGCTGCGGAGTTCGACGGCGAAGACGGAACGGTGTTGATCGATGACGCCGACCAGATCGATCCGCCAGCGTACACGGTTTCGGTCTGGGCCCGATCCGACGGGACGGGTGATTGGTCGGTACTGGTCGGCAAGGATACCTCGCTCTGGTGTGGGACCTTAGACGATACGGCCCAGCCGCGCCTGGATCCCCACGACGATTTCGAACTAGGCGAGGACTTCGCTGCTGAGACCGCGATCGACGACGGCGAGTGGCACCACGTCGTCTACTGTCACAACCCGGACGACGAGTCGACCATCTACGTCGACGGCGAGCTGGAGGCGTCGAACGACGACGTGACCGAATCGGCGCCCTCCGACGCTCCGCTCGGAATCGCCTCGAAATCTGGGGACGACGACTGGTTCACCGGTGAGTTAGCCGACGTCCGCCTCTACGATCGCCCGCTGTCGGTGATCGAGACCGACGCGTTATATCAGCAAGGTTCGGACTGA
- the meaB gene encoding methylmalonyl Co-A mutase-associated GTPase MeaB: protein MNDGSQATGDDAEPTDDASGSTGRETDALVDGVLDGDHRSLARTISKIEDRSPGYRDLVGQLYAHTGSADVIGITGSPGAGKSTLVDKLAETYREQGETVGVIAIDPSSPFTGGAVLGDRIRMASTVGDMDVFVRSMSARGTLGGLSTATAEAVAAMDAFGKDKIVVETVGAGQNEIDVVRTADTVCVLVPPGAGDSVQTLKAGILEIADVLVVNKADRPGADQTVRELREMIDLGTDGRVEAGHHGPGQLQTHETDAAGWQPSIVETVATTGEGIEDLLGALADHRAFLAESGGGERRARERRAEEIRTLLREDLHGLLETRLDEAGGLDHLAEAVRTGETNPYAIAEDVLTPVERCLEEATVAATEPDGQTE, encoded by the coding sequence ATGAACGACGGGTCTCAGGCGACGGGAGACGACGCCGAACCGACGGACGACGCTTCTGGATCGACCGGCAGGGAGACCGACGCTCTCGTCGACGGCGTCCTCGACGGTGACCACCGGTCGCTGGCCCGGACGATCTCGAAGATCGAGGACCGATCGCCGGGCTACCGCGATCTCGTGGGCCAGCTCTACGCACACACTGGGAGCGCCGACGTGATCGGCATAACGGGCAGTCCAGGTGCGGGAAAGTCGACCCTGGTCGACAAGCTAGCCGAGACCTACCGCGAGCAGGGTGAGACCGTCGGCGTGATCGCCATCGACCCCTCATCACCGTTTACCGGCGGCGCCGTCCTCGGCGACCGCATCCGGATGGCCTCGACGGTCGGCGATATGGACGTCTTCGTTCGATCGATGAGCGCCCGCGGGACTCTCGGCGGCCTCTCGACGGCAACTGCGGAGGCCGTCGCAGCGATGGACGCGTTCGGAAAGGACAAGATCGTCGTCGAGACCGTCGGCGCCGGCCAGAACGAGATCGACGTGGTTCGGACCGCCGACACGGTCTGTGTCCTCGTCCCGCCGGGGGCCGGCGACTCCGTCCAGACGCTGAAGGCGGGGATCTTAGAGATCGCGGACGTCCTCGTCGTCAACAAGGCCGACCGGCCGGGCGCCGACCAGACGGTCCGGGAACTCCGGGAGATGATCGACCTCGGAACTGACGGACGAGTCGAGGCAGGCCACCACGGACCGGGGCAGCTCCAGACCCACGAGACTGACGCCGCTGGCTGGCAGCCGTCGATCGTCGAGACCGTCGCGACGACCGGTGAGGGAATCGAGGACCTGCTCGGTGCGCTCGCCGACCACCGCGCGTTCCTCGCCGAGTCCGGTGGGGGTGAGCGTCGCGCCCGCGAGCGCCGCGCCGAGGAGATTCGGACGCTCCTGCGCGAGGATCTCCACGGCCTTCTCGAGACACGCCTGGACGAGGCTGGCGGCCTCGACCACCTCGCCGAGGCGGTCAGGACGGGAGAAACAAATCCGTACGCGATCGCCGAAGACGTTCTGACCCCCGTCGAGCGCTGCCTGGAGGAGGCGACGGTGGCGGCAACCGAGCCAGACGGCCAGACTGAGTGA
- a CDS encoding cobalamin B12-binding domain-containing protein has product MSSEQTGASIRCLVAKVGLDGHDRGAHVIARAFRDAGFEVVYSGLHRAPEEIVQAAVQEDVDVLGISILSGAHDTLVPKVIEGLEEYGAAEDTLVLVGGVIPEEDRPELMEAGVSAVFGPGTSTEETIEFVRENVPDR; this is encoded by the coding sequence ATGAGCAGCGAACAGACGGGTGCGTCGATCAGGTGTCTCGTGGCGAAAGTCGGCCTTGATGGCCACGATCGCGGTGCCCACGTGATTGCGCGGGCGTTCCGGGACGCCGGCTTCGAGGTCGTCTACTCCGGCCTCCATCGGGCGCCCGAGGAGATCGTTCAGGCGGCGGTCCAGGAGGACGTCGACGTGCTGGGAATCTCGATTCTCTCCGGCGCCCACGACACCCTCGTTCCCAAAGTCATCGAGGGACTCGAAGAGTACGGCGCTGCCGAGGACACCCTCGTCCTCGTCGGCGGTGTCATTCCCGAGGAAGACCGGCCAGAGCTGATGGAAGCGGGCGTCTCGGCCGTCTTCGGCCCCGGAACCTCCACCGAGGAGACGATCGAGTTCGTCCGCGAGAACGTTCCGGATCGATGA
- a CDS encoding HD domain-containing protein gives MGVEIKETRVSDAEFEAMQSFVFEYLAASVEKEEEGGRMRWYPWHSAEYRHNHILNVVSLAEEIAEKEGADVDVTRVAALFHDVAKLEADQELHAEAGARIAREYLESRGDYPDSFIDQVCRAVEHHSYQGTLSDLSLEAQCLLEADLLDKVGANGTALMLLRMGYEARTHLDADEMIDRVLDRGMDAANRVESETAEGIAHQRLKRVKWFREWLEDEIAALGN, from the coding sequence GTGGGCGTCGAAATAAAAGAGACCAGGGTGTCCGACGCCGAGTTCGAGGCGATGCAGTCGTTCGTCTTCGAGTATCTCGCGGCCAGCGTCGAGAAAGAAGAGGAAGGGGGGCGGATGCGCTGGTACCCGTGGCACTCCGCGGAGTACCGCCACAACCACATCCTCAACGTCGTCTCACTCGCCGAGGAGATCGCCGAGAAAGAGGGTGCCGACGTCGACGTCACCCGCGTCGCCGCCCTCTTTCACGACGTCGCCAAGCTAGAGGCCGACCAGGAACTCCACGCCGAAGCCGGCGCCCGGATCGCCCGAGAGTACTTGGAATCGCGTGGCGACTACCCCGATTCGTTCATCGACCAGGTGTGTCGCGCCGTCGAACACCACTCCTATCAGGGTACCCTGAGCGACCTCTCGCTCGAGGCGCAGTGTCTGCTCGAAGCCGACCTTCTCGATAAGGTCGGCGCCAACGGCACGGCCCTGATGCTCCTGCGAATGGGCTACGAGGCCCGGACACATCTCGACGCCGACGAGATGATCGACCGCGTGCTCGACCGCGGAATGGACGCCGCCAACCGGGTCGAGAGCGAAACCGCCGAGGGGATCGCCCATCAGCGGCTCAAGCGCGTGAAGTGGTTCCGCGAGTGGCTCGAAGACGAAATCGCCGCCCTCGGCAACTGA
- a CDS encoding LysE family translocator: MLSPVDTLLVGALFGLALAAPPGPMNAIIAEESVLRGWTAGFRAGLGAMSADVLFFVLAAFGALAVVDHYPSIRTVCYLVGGVLMLYFAVGALADARRSTAFREDVSTDSTGFRRTFALSLTNPYQIGFWLTAGIALLEPGTIDVAAYVPAVGGASDAELVVRTGSPVLLLGFFAGIAVWAVTYPAALVRAGRRIDAIAPLVAGLSAAVLAVFGVVFLGLGVGSL; the protein is encoded by the coding sequence GTGCTTTCGCCCGTCGACACCCTCCTCGTGGGCGCACTCTTCGGACTCGCGCTCGCGGCGCCGCCGGGGCCGATGAACGCGATCATCGCCGAGGAGAGCGTCCTCAGAGGATGGACTGCAGGATTTCGCGCCGGGCTTGGCGCGATGAGTGCTGACGTCCTCTTTTTCGTACTGGCTGCGTTCGGGGCACTCGCTGTCGTCGACCACTATCCGTCGATTCGGACGGTCTGTTACCTGGTTGGCGGCGTCCTGATGCTGTACTTCGCCGTGGGTGCACTGGCAGACGCTCGCAGGTCGACCGCGTTTCGGGAGGACGTCTCCACCGACTCGACCGGCTTCCGGCGGACGTTCGCGCTCTCGCTGACCAATCCCTACCAGATCGGCTTCTGGCTGACTGCCGGGATCGCGCTGTTAGAACCGGGCACGATCGACGTCGCCGCCTACGTGCCGGCTGTCGGCGGCGCATCCGACGCAGAGCTCGTCGTTCGGACCGGATCGCCGGTCCTGTTGCTCGGGTTCTTTGCCGGGATCGCCGTCTGGGCCGTCACGTATCCGGCTGCGCTGGTTCGGGCTGGCCGGCGGATTGACGCGATCGCGCCGCTTGTGGCCGGATTGAGCGCCGCGGTGCTCGCGGTGTTTGGCGTCGTCTTCCTCGGGCTTGGCGTCGGATCGCTGTGA
- a CDS encoding uracil-DNA glycosylase, whose amino-acid sequence MDANQRSQSNPFGMDEECRNCPALCETRTQVVHGYGDVGGDFLFVGEAPSAAADTVGVPLVAASDGGTGVDADDDGHAESGGLRRILERLGLCDATSPADQPRLVNTFLTNLTRCRDPERSPTDEEVDTCELYLNAEIRMINPEIIVPIGERALAEIATEYTTTPADEFDVTSHHGERIRGRGFELVPMIHPAEQTAEQTQAWVEAFAALLATDYRQTKGRQGR is encoded by the coding sequence GTGGACGCGAATCAACGGTCGCAATCGAACCCGTTCGGCATGGACGAGGAGTGTCGGAACTGCCCGGCGCTCTGTGAGACCCGCACGCAGGTAGTTCACGGCTACGGCGATGTCGGCGGCGACTTCCTCTTCGTCGGCGAGGCACCGAGTGCGGCTGCAGATACGGTTGGCGTTCCGCTCGTCGCCGCCTCGGACGGCGGGACGGGTGTGGACGCGGACGACGACGGACATGCAGAAAGCGGCGGGCTCCGGCGCATCTTAGAGCGCCTCGGCCTCTGTGATGCGACCTCGCCTGCAGACCAGCCGCGGCTCGTCAACACCTTCCTGACGAACCTGACGCGGTGTCGCGACCCGGAACGGTCGCCGACCGACGAGGAGGTCGACACCTGCGAGCTCTATCTCAACGCCGAGATCCGGATGATCAACCCCGAAATCATCGTTCCCATCGGGGAGCGTGCCCTGGCCGAAATCGCCACCGAGTACACGACCACGCCAGCCGACGAGTTCGACGTGACGAGCCACCACGGCGAGCGTATCCGTGGCCGGGGCTTCGAACTGGTTCCGATGATCCACCCGGCCGAACAGACCGCAGAGCAGACCCAGGCGTGGGTCGAAGCCTTTGCCGCGCTGCTGGCGACCGACTACCGCCAGACGAAGGGGCGACAGGGACGGTAG
- a CDS encoding Mrp/NBP35 family ATP-binding protein — protein MLPNVKNVIAVSSGKGGVGKSTLAVNIAAGLSDLGARVGLFDADIYGPNVPRMVDADEPPMATEDETLVPPEKFGVKLMSMAFLVGEDDPVIWRGPMVHKVITQLTEDVEWGHLDYLVVDLPPGTGDTQLTMLQTMPVTGAVIVTTPQEVALDDARKGLEMFARHDTVVLGIAENMASFACPDCGGEHDIFGADGGRTFADVHRMPFLGSIPLDPAVREGGDAGTPTVLAEGETGDAFRELAANVANNTGIVHRRGIAGESTPDPESTPSEPGARDRGDESAHGHDPTRQTD, from the coding sequence GTGTTACCGAACGTCAAGAACGTCATCGCTGTCTCCTCCGGCAAGGGTGGTGTCGGAAAGTCGACGCTCGCGGTCAACATCGCCGCCGGACTGTCAGATCTGGGTGCCCGGGTCGGCCTGTTCGACGCCGACATCTACGGCCCGAACGTGCCCCGGATGGTCGACGCCGACGAACCGCCGATGGCGACCGAAGACGAGACGCTCGTCCCGCCCGAGAAGTTCGGCGTGAAGCTGATGAGCATGGCCTTCCTCGTCGGCGAGGACGACCCCGTCATCTGGCGTGGGCCGATGGTCCACAAGGTCATCACCCAGCTCACCGAGGACGTCGAGTGGGGCCATCTAGATTACCTCGTCGTCGACCTCCCGCCGGGAACCGGCGACACCCAGCTGACGATGCTCCAGACGATGCCCGTGACGGGCGCAGTGATCGTCACGACCCCCCAGGAGGTCGCACTCGACGACGCGCGCAAAGGCCTCGAGATGTTCGCCCGCCACGACACCGTCGTCCTCGGAATCGCCGAGAATATGGCGTCGTTTGCCTGCCCCGACTGCGGCGGCGAGCACGACATCTTCGGTGCCGATGGGGGCCGAACGTTCGCAGACGTCCACCGGATGCCGTTTCTCGGCTCGATCCCGCTCGATCCCGCAGTTCGTGAGGGCGGCGACGCCGGCACGCCGACCGTCCTCGCGGAGGGTGAGACAGGCGACGCGTTCCGCGAACTCGCCGCGAACGTCGCGAACAACACCGGCATCGTTCACCGGCGCGGGATCGCCGGCGAGTCGACTCCCGATCCCGAGTCGACTCCCTCCGAACCTGGCGCCCGCGATCGCGGCGACGAATCGGCCCACGGACACGACCCAACGAGACAGACCGACTGA
- a CDS encoding polysaccharide deacetylase family protein, producing MNRRRYLATGLAVALAGCMGDTTEEEPDPQDDTDPEDESDDSDETDTQDEPDDEDEPDEEEEPDDEDESDHGLIGTFDDLEDLDLWFEHEDFGSIEADTDRSFEGSQSAVLDPEDDGQVRMRRSLDEPIDVRDVVPGIAMTCETDSRIRIQLQDENGDYAEFSQRVVEDGPLTRHNFGLSRIRGDPDLSEIIVLQVVYWAEDARLWVDDFYFTPRPDEPGKVMLQFYGGHETHYSEGFSTLEEHGLTGTAFVPTNRIGPDAAAAGDYLTEDQVADLADAGWTIGSYSAQGSQLSDDDAPGDGLEDNIAGPIEWLEERGYEDGARCFAYPGSTYNEAAYELVRENYDIAFAGEAPAQGYAGNPHLCSITSSPDPGDGPELLEWTAEYGGITVIPFYLLEEDDAIEALEETAARLADLESEGELEVISPVEMADQYVL from the coding sequence ATGAACCGACGACGCTACCTCGCGACGGGGCTCGCGGTCGCCCTCGCTGGCTGCATGGGCGACACCACTGAAGAAGAGCCAGACCCTCAGGACGATACAGACCCTGAAGACGAATCCGACGACAGCGACGAGACAGATACGCAGGACGAACCCGACGACGAAGACGAACCCGACGAGGAAGAAGAACCCGACGACGAAGACGAATCCGACCACGGCCTGATAGGTACCTTCGACGACCTCGAAGATCTCGACCTGTGGTTCGAACACGAGGATTTCGGCTCCATCGAAGCGGACACGGATCGATCGTTTGAGGGGTCTCAGTCGGCCGTTCTCGACCCCGAGGACGACGGACAGGTTCGGATGCGCCGGAGTCTGGACGAACCGATCGACGTCCGGGACGTCGTTCCTGGAATCGCGATGACCTGTGAAACCGATAGCAGGATCCGAATCCAGCTTCAGGACGAAAACGGTGACTACGCCGAGTTCAGTCAACGCGTGGTCGAAGACGGACCGCTGACGCGCCACAATTTCGGCCTCAGCCGCATTCGCGGAGATCCCGACCTGAGTGAGATCATCGTCCTGCAGGTCGTCTATTGGGCCGAAGACGCTCGACTGTGGGTCGATGACTTCTACTTCACACCTCGTCCAGACGAACCGGGGAAGGTCATGCTCCAATTCTACGGTGGCCACGAAACCCACTACTCAGAAGGGTTCTCGACGCTCGAAGAACACGGCCTAACCGGCACCGCGTTCGTTCCGACGAATCGAATCGGCCCCGATGCGGCGGCTGCGGGCGACTACCTCACTGAAGACCAGGTTGCAGACCTCGCCGACGCCGGCTGGACGATCGGTAGCTACTCCGCGCAGGGCTCGCAACTTAGCGACGACGACGCTCCCGGCGACGGCCTCGAGGATAACATCGCCGGTCCTATCGAGTGGCTCGAGGAGCGAGGCTATGAGGACGGTGCCCGCTGTTTCGCCTACCCCGGCTCGACGTACAACGAGGCGGCTTACGAGCTCGTCCGGGAGAACTACGACATCGCGTTCGCGGGCGAGGCGCCCGCCCAGGGGTACGCAGGGAACCCCCACCTCTGCTCGATAACTAGCTCGCCCGATCCCGGCGACGGTCCCGAACTGCTCGAGTGGACCGCCGAGTACGGCGGGATCACGGTGATCCCGTTCTACCTGCTCGAAGAGGACGACGCGATCGAGGCGCTCGAAGAGACAGCCGCACGACTCGCCGACCTCGAGAGCGAGGGCGAACTCGAGGTGATCTCGCCCGTGGAGATGGCCGACCAGTACGTGCTCTAG
- a CDS encoding translation initiation factor eIF-2B: MIDQTAEEIREMQTHSSSVVAVNASRALRALTEREFATVEEYLRALEQNGTILRRANPSHASLQNAVRAVVREVTDAEPDTVEEAKRLTDTHIQDVVARIESAKRRAAENAVDVLADGATLLTHDYSSTVIEALEAATAEGKSFDIYVTEARPRYIGRKTARRLAPIEGIDVTLITDSASGLHLDQCDRVVVGMDCIVEETLYNRVGTFPIAAAADQVDVPVTVLGSAAKLVGDGFVFENEFRSASEVLLEPAEGFAVENPAYDATPVSLLESVVTDDGRQTF; the protein is encoded by the coding sequence ATGATCGACCAGACGGCCGAGGAGATCAGAGAGATGCAGACCCACAGCTCCTCCGTGGTGGCCGTAAACGCGAGCCGTGCCCTCCGAGCGCTCACGGAGCGCGAGTTCGCAACCGTCGAGGAGTACCTGCGCGCGTTAGAGCAAAACGGCACGATCCTGCGCCGGGCGAATCCGTCCCACGCCTCGTTGCAAAACGCAGTCCGGGCCGTCGTCCGCGAGGTGACCGACGCCGAGCCCGATACGGTCGAGGAGGCAAAGCGACTGACCGACACCCACATCCAGGACGTCGTCGCCCGAATCGAGTCGGCAAAGCGCCGCGCCGCGGAAAACGCCGTCGACGTCCTGGCAGACGGTGCGACGCTGTTAACCCATGATTACTCCTCGACGGTCATCGAGGCGCTCGAGGCTGCGACCGCCGAGGGGAAATCCTTCGACATCTACGTCACCGAGGCGAGACCACGCTACATCGGCCGTAAAACCGCCCGACGGCTCGCCCCGATCGAGGGAATCGACGTGACTCTCATCACAGATAGCGCGAGCGGCCTCCACCTAGACCAGTGTGACCGCGTCGTCGTCGGCATGGACTGCATCGTCGAGGAGACGCTGTACAACCGGGTCGGCACCTTCCCCATCGCCGCAGCGGCCGACCAGGTAGACGTACCCGTCACCGTCCTCGGCTCGGCCGCGAAGCTCGTCGGCGACGGCTTCGTCTTCGAGAACGAGTTCCGCTCTGCCAGCGAGGTCCTCCTCGAGCCTGCCGAGGGCTTTGCGGTGGAGAATCCGGCCTACGACGCCACGCCGGTGTCCCTCCTCGAGAGCGTGGTCACCGACGACGGCCGGCAGACCTTCTAA
- a CDS encoding ThuA domain-containing protein, translating to MANVTVWNEYRHEREDEAVAAVYPDGIHATIADVLDGDHDVTTATLDEPEHGLTREVLAATDVLCWWGHEAHDEVTDEIVDRVQEHVLEGMGLIVLHSGHFSKVFKRLMGTTCNLQYREDDGTERLWVVDPGHPIADGLDEYIELPETEMYGEPFDVPEPDRLVFTSWFEGGEVFRSGCCYQRGSGRIFYFRPGHETIPIYENEEIRRVLRNAVTWATPTDGGPRTFGERPRDRD from the coding sequence ATGGCGAACGTGACGGTCTGGAACGAGTATCGGCACGAGCGCGAAGACGAGGCGGTCGCGGCGGTCTACCCTGACGGGATCCACGCGACGATCGCCGACGTGCTCGACGGTGATCACGACGTCACGACGGCGACGTTAGACGAGCCCGAACACGGGCTCACTCGCGAGGTTCTGGCGGCGACGGACGTGCTGTGCTGGTGGGGTCACGAGGCCCACGACGAGGTTACAGACGAGATCGTCGACCGCGTTCAGGAGCATGTTCTGGAGGGAATGGGGCTTATCGTCTTGCACTCCGGGCACTTCTCGAAGGTGTTCAAGCGGCTCATGGGGACGACCTGCAACCTCCAGTACCGAGAAGACGACGGCACCGAGCGCCTCTGGGTGGTCGATCCGGGCCATCCGATCGCTGACGGCCTAGACGAGTACATCGAGCTCCCCGAAACGGAGATGTACGGCGAACCGTTCGACGTCCCCGAACCCGACCGACTGGTGTTTACGAGCTGGTTCGAGGGCGGAGAGGTGTTCAGGAGTGGCTGTTGTTACCAACGAGGGAGTGGCCGGATCTTCTACTTCCGACCGGGGCACGAGACGATTCCGATCTACGAAAACGAGGAGATCCGCCGCGTGCTCCGAAACGCCGTCACGTGGGCGACGCCGACCGATGGGGGCCCTCGCACGTTCGGCGAGCGTCCGCGGGATCGCGACTGA
- a CDS encoding universal stress protein: protein MTILVAYDGSQPAQEAVEYALREHPDEEFVLFRVVELAGGSVSAGLNLAREEVTKRRDEVADDVATDVTTLLEEADADFRIETALGDPAREIVEYAEEGGVSQIVIGNHGREGVSRILLGSVAESVVRRSPVPVTVVR from the coding sequence ATGACAATTCTGGTCGCCTACGACGGCTCCCAGCCCGCTCAGGAGGCAGTCGAGTACGCGCTTCGCGAACACCCCGACGAGGAGTTCGTGTTATTCCGGGTGGTCGAACTCGCCGGCGGCTCGGTGAGTGCCGGGCTCAACCTGGCCAGAGAGGAGGTCACGAAACGCCGCGACGAGGTTGCAGACGATGTGGCCACGGACGTCACGACGCTCCTCGAGGAGGCCGACGCCGACTTTCGTATCGAAACCGCGCTCGGCGATCCGGCCCGAGAGATCGTCGAGTACGCCGAGGAGGGGGGCGTGTCTCAGATCGTAATTGGTAATCATGGCCGGGAGGGAGTCTCCCGAATCCTGCTTGGCAGCGTCGCCGAGTCAGTGGTCAGACGGTCGCCGGTTCCAGTCACCGTCGTCCGCTGA
- the psmB gene encoding archaeal proteasome endopeptidase complex subunit beta, translating into MRTPTHESEFSRTVDKLATESDPYAPELGSMPENDLSRTDLDTVNKTGTTTIGISTADGVVIATDMRASLGGRFVSNKNVQKVEQIHPTAALTMVGSVGGAQSFISSLRAEVNLYETRRGEPMSINALATLAGNFARGGPFFAIHPILGGVDEEGSHVYSIDPAGGVMEDDYTVTGSGMQLAYGHLEQAYEEDMSNEEATTVAARGIKSAAERDTGSGNGVFLCEITDEGVDIHGHHDFDEVI; encoded by the coding sequence ATGCGTACGCCTACACACGAGTCGGAATTCTCTCGCACGGTCGACAAGCTGGCCACCGAGTCGGATCCGTACGCTCCGGAACTCGGCTCGATGCCCGAAAACGACCTCTCACGCACCGATCTCGACACGGTCAACAAGACCGGGACGACGACGATCGGGATCTCGACGGCCGACGGCGTCGTCATCGCGACGGACATGCGCGCCAGTCTCGGCGGCCGGTTCGTCTCGAACAAGAACGTCCAGAAGGTCGAGCAGATCCACCCGACTGCCGCCTTGACGATGGTCGGCAGCGTCGGTGGCGCCCAGTCGTTCATCTCGAGCCTGCGTGCCGAAGTCAACCTCTATGAGACCCGCCGCGGCGAGCCGATGAGCATCAACGCGCTGGCGACGCTCGCGGGCAACTTCGCCCGTGGCGGCCCGTTCTTCGCGATCCACCCGATTCTGGGCGGCGTCGACGAGGAGGGCAGTCACGTCTACAGCATCGACCCAGCCGGCGGTGTCATGGAAGACGACTACACCGTTACCGGCTCCGGGATGCAACTCGCCTACGGTCACTTAGAGCAGGCCTACGAGGAGGACATGTCCAACGAGGAGGCGACGACGGTCGCCGCACGCGGGATCAAGTCCGCAGCAGAGCGTGACACCGGCTCCGGAAACGGGGTCTTCCTCTGTGAGATCACCGACGAGGGCGTCGATATCCACGGCCACCACGACTTCGACGAAGTCATCTAA